One region of Turicibacter bilis genomic DNA includes:
- the cmk gene encoding (d)CMP kinase: protein MVRSKVIAIDGPAAAGKSTIAQKVAQMLGYVYIDTGAMYRAVTLKALNQNIDVEDEETIAKMLQDTSIRLTNDKKVFLDGEDVTDAIRQPIVSQNVSAVSAHKFVRDELKRRQIEYAKTDNVVMDGRDIGTNVLPDADYKIFMTASVEVRAQRRYDENLRRNIPCDLETLKQEIQTRDELDSTRKHSPLIKAEDAIVVDTSDLTIDEVIDAIINIVKGGEK from the coding sequence ATGGTTCGTTCTAAAGTAATTGCAATTGATGGACCAGCAGCAGCAGGAAAAAGCACAATTGCTCAAAAAGTAGCTCAAATGTTAGGGTATGTATACATTGATACAGGTGCGATGTATCGTGCAGTAACGCTAAAAGCATTAAATCAAAATATTGATGTTGAAGATGAAGAAACAATTGCAAAAATGCTTCAAGATACAAGTATTCGTTTAACGAATGATAAAAAAGTATTCTTAGATGGAGAAGATGTGACGGATGCAATTCGACAACCGATTGTATCACAAAATGTTTCAGCTGTTTCAGCTCATAAATTTGTTCGTGATGAATTAAAACGTCGCCAAATTGAGTATGCTAAAACAGATAATGTGGTCATGGATGGACGCGATATTGGGACAAACGTATTACCAGATGCAGATTATAAAATCTTTATGACTGCTTCTGTGGAAGTTCGTGCACAACGTCGTTATGATGAAAATTTAAGACGTAACATTCCATGCGATTTAGAAACTTTAAAACAAGAAATTCAAACGCGTGATGAATTAGATTCAACACGTAAACATTCACCATTAATTAAGGCTGAAGATGCGATAGTCGTAGATACTTCAGATTTAACAATTGATGAAGTGATCGATGCAATTATAAATATTGTAAAAGGTGGGGAAAAGTAA
- a CDS encoding S1 RNA-binding domain-containing protein translates to MKQFDGFNHEEMTMGDVLAMENFDLPSVNDVIEGEVVRVTNQEVTVDIHGATEGTIYLSELTLDKVDSAKEVIKVGDKIKAMIKKVDDEQILLSRRALLEYQRFQDLKVAFEKGETLEAKVERAVKGGLIVNIGMEAFLPANMIDVTYVSDLEQYVGQTVSVRIVEFNARNKKIKVSRKIVVAEQLKAQREDQFSTLTVGEVVEGTVVRIEKYGAFVRFGALEGLVHISEICHLPVEKVEDVLAVNQAVTAKVIKIEGTKLQLSIKAILPTPFEQFVSAYQVGDIVEGEVVRLMDFGAFVEVAPGVEGLVHLSELSWDHKVKLEDIVSEGKRVSVRVLSIDSQNQRLALSIKKVEQDPWVAFGHNVGDVIKGQVTNITDLGAFIKVAPYIEGLCHYTETSWNPNVKLASLVAVGDEVEVKIISLDAKKHRLGLSLRQVKSNPWTEVTFKSGDVITGKVESANDRGAFVAVAEDVVGFLPMNQITEKRISRVEDALSIGQDVDVKVVRFEPNNFKLELSIRRIKEDAEREEFNKYMQQQETVENETLGDLFGDALKNLL, encoded by the coding sequence ATGAAACAATTCGATGGTTTCAACCATGAAGAAATGACAATGGGTGACGTATTAGCAATGGAAAACTTTGATTTACCATCAGTAAATGATGTGATCGAAGGTGAAGTTGTTCGTGTAACAAATCAAGAAGTAACTGTTGATATCCATGGGGCAACCGAAGGAACAATTTATTTAAGTGAATTAACATTAGATAAAGTTGATTCAGCTAAAGAAGTTATTAAAGTTGGAGATAAAATCAAAGCGATGATTAAAAAAGTAGACGATGAGCAAATCTTATTATCTCGTCGTGCTTTACTTGAGTATCAACGTTTCCAAGACTTAAAAGTAGCGTTTGAAAAAGGGGAAACATTAGAAGCAAAAGTTGAACGCGCTGTAAAAGGTGGATTAATTGTAAACATCGGAATGGAAGCTTTTTTACCAGCGAATATGATTGACGTTACATATGTTTCTGATTTAGAACAATATGTAGGACAAACCGTTTCAGTACGTATTGTTGAGTTCAATGCTCGTAATAAAAAAATTAAAGTATCTCGCAAAATCGTTGTGGCTGAGCAATTAAAAGCACAACGAGAAGACCAATTCTCAACATTAACAGTTGGAGAAGTGGTTGAAGGGACAGTTGTCCGTATTGAAAAATACGGGGCATTCGTTCGCTTTGGGGCTTTAGAAGGATTAGTACATATTTCTGAGATTTGTCACTTACCAGTAGAAAAAGTTGAAGATGTGTTAGCTGTAAATCAAGCAGTGACAGCTAAGGTGATTAAAATTGAAGGAACAAAACTTCAATTATCAATCAAAGCTATTTTACCAACTCCATTTGAACAATTCGTTTCAGCCTATCAGGTAGGGGATATTGTTGAAGGTGAAGTTGTTCGTTTAATGGATTTTGGAGCATTTGTTGAGGTAGCACCAGGCGTAGAAGGATTAGTTCACCTTTCTGAATTATCTTGGGATCATAAAGTGAAGCTTGAAGATATTGTATCTGAAGGAAAACGTGTATCTGTACGTGTTCTTTCAATTGATAGCCAAAATCAGCGTTTAGCTTTATCAATCAAAAAAGTTGAACAAGATCCATGGGTAGCCTTCGGACATAACGTTGGAGATGTAATTAAAGGTCAAGTGACGAATATCACGGACTTAGGGGCATTCATTAAAGTTGCTCCATACATTGAAGGTTTATGTCATTATACAGAAACTTCATGGAATCCTAATGTGAAATTAGCGTCATTAGTTGCTGTTGGGGATGAAGTTGAAGTGAAAATTATTTCATTAGATGCTAAAAAACATCGCTTAGGATTATCTTTACGTCAAGTAAAATCAAATCCTTGGACAGAAGTAACATTTAAATCTGGAGATGTGATCACTGGGAAAGTAGAATCAGCGAATGATCGTGGTGCTTTCGTGGCAGTTGCTGAAGATGTTGTTGGCTTCTTACCAATGAATCAAATCACTGAAAAACGTATCTCTCGTGTAGAAGATGCGTTATCAATTGGACAAGATGTTGACGTAAAAGTGGTTCGTTTTGAACCAAATAATTTTAAACTAGAATTAAGTATTCGTCGTATTAAAGAAGATGCAGAGCGCGAAGAATTCAATAAATATATGCAACAACAAGAAACAGTAGAAAATGAAACATTAGGGGATTTATTTGGGGATGCTTTAAAAAACTTACTATAA
- the der gene encoding ribosome biogenesis GTPase Der — translation MVLPVVAIVGRPNVGKSTIFNRIVGSRVSIVEDEPGITRDRIYSSGEWLTRKFNVIDTGGIEIGDEPFMKQIKHQAEIAMDEADVIVFVTNARDGITQADQEVANMLYKTNKPVVLVVNKVDDVNFKEQIYEFYSLGLGDPIATSAVHGIGFGDMLDQIVLNMPEKKGMEYDEDVTKFCLIGRPNVGKSSLTNALLGEERVIVSDIAGTTRDAIDTEFTKDGQKYVVIDTAGMRKRGKVYETTEKYSVLRALSAIDRSDVCLIVIDASKGLIEQDKRVAGYAHEAGKAVVIVVNKWDAIEKTDKTMKEWEDLIRTDMAFLDYAPIVFLSALTKRRLHTLFEPLNLAAENHKKRVVTHVLNDVIMDAVAMNPTPTHNGQRLRVYYATQVSTQPPTFVIFVNDPELLHFSYKRYLENCLRQAFGFEGTPIHIIARNRD, via the coding sequence ATGGTATTACCTGTAGTAGCAATCGTAGGACGTCCGAACGTTGGAAAGTCTACAATTTTTAATCGTATCGTAGGATCACGTGTGTCAATCGTAGAAGATGAGCCAGGGATTACTCGTGACCGTATTTACAGTAGTGGAGAATGGTTAACACGTAAATTCAATGTTATTGATACGGGTGGTATTGAAATTGGTGATGAACCATTTATGAAACAAATTAAGCATCAAGCGGAAATCGCAATGGATGAAGCCGATGTTATCGTATTTGTTACAAATGCTCGTGATGGAATCACACAAGCGGATCAAGAAGTGGCAAATATGTTATATAAGACAAATAAACCAGTCGTTTTAGTTGTTAATAAAGTGGATGACGTAAACTTTAAGGAGCAAATTTATGAATTCTATTCATTAGGTTTAGGTGATCCAATTGCAACATCAGCTGTTCATGGGATTGGATTCGGGGACATGTTAGATCAAATTGTGTTAAACATGCCTGAGAAAAAAGGAATGGAATATGATGAAGATGTCACAAAATTCTGTTTAATCGGACGTCCAAACGTTGGGAAATCTTCGTTAACAAATGCGCTTCTTGGTGAAGAACGTGTTATTGTTAGTGATATTGCTGGAACAACACGTGATGCAATCGATACAGAGTTCACTAAAGATGGACAAAAATATGTAGTTATCGATACTGCTGGTATGCGTAAGCGTGGTAAAGTATATGAAACAACTGAAAAATATAGTGTTCTTCGCGCTTTAAGTGCTATTGATCGAAGTGATGTTTGTTTAATTGTAATTGATGCCTCTAAAGGGTTAATCGAGCAAGACAAGCGTGTGGCAGGATATGCACATGAAGCTGGAAAAGCAGTTGTGATTGTAGTAAATAAATGGGATGCAATTGAGAAAACTGATAAAACGATGAAAGAATGGGAAGATTTAATTCGTACTGACATGGCGTTCTTAGACTATGCCCCAATTGTCTTCTTATCTGCTTTAACAAAACGTCGTTTACATACCTTATTTGAACCATTAAATTTAGCGGCTGAAAACCATAAGAAACGTGTCGTAACACATGTCTTAAATGATGTCATTATGGATGCAGTGGCAATGAATCCAACGCCAACTCATAATGGACAACGTTTACGTGTTTACTATGCGACACAAGTTTCAACACAACCACCAACATTTGTTATTTTCGTAAATGATCCTGAATTATTACACTTCTCATATAAACGTTATTTAGAGAACTGCTTACGTCAGGCATTTGGATTCGAAGGAACACCAATTCATATCATTGCAAGAAATCGTGATTAA
- a CDS encoding stage VI sporulation protein F, producing the protein MFDNLFGRFGKDVNVNQADLFNIADQASTMDLKNEEQVRALIQSVGAMVGRKVDKSVEDQLTKMIINGEVPTDMNELLKMMM; encoded by the coding sequence ATGTTTGATAATCTTTTTGGACGATTTGGGAAAGATGTAAATGTGAATCAAGCGGATCTTTTTAATATTGCCGACCAAGCTTCTACAATGGATTTGAAAAATGAAGAGCAAGTTCGTGCTTTGATTCAAAGTGTTGGGGCAATGGTAGGACGTAAAGTAGATAAATCAGTTGAAGATCAATTAACAAAAATGATTATTAATGGGGAAGTTCCAACTGATATGAATGAATTATTAAAAATGATGATGTAA
- a CDS encoding NAD(P)H-dependent glycerol-3-phosphate dehydrogenase, translated as MAKNVTVVGAGSWGTALAQVLCDNQNNVKLYDLNQEIVDDINQNHRNSRFFADVQLPVGLVATTNLTEALKDAQIILLSVPTKVIRDVLKTINEQLDHAVMIINASKGIEPGTHKRVSEIVAEEIDQTYLEAFVALSGPSHAEEVIERALTTVTCAATVADKANEIQKMFNNEYFRVYRVDDLIGVEIGGSIKNVIALAAGIIAGLGYGDNPKAALITRGLVEIKRLGAAVGAKEETFSGLSGLGDLIVTCTSVHSRNWQAGYKIGSGSNLQEAIDSMTMVVEGVRTCQATYEMAQALQIEMPIVETVYEVIFNKLDPRVAIAQLMTREMKPEFY; from the coding sequence ATGGCTAAGAATGTAACAGTAGTGGGTGCTGGGAGTTGGGGAACAGCATTAGCACAAGTTTTATGTGATAATCAAAATAATGTAAAATTATATGACTTAAATCAAGAAATTGTGGATGATATTAATCAAAATCATCGTAATTCACGTTTCTTTGCAGATGTTCAGTTACCAGTTGGACTAGTTGCAACAACAAATTTAACAGAAGCATTAAAAGATGCACAAATAATTTTACTTTCTGTTCCAACGAAAGTGATTCGTGATGTCTTAAAAACGATTAATGAGCAGTTAGATCACGCTGTCATGATTATTAATGCAAGTAAAGGGATTGAACCTGGAACGCATAAGCGTGTATCTGAAATTGTAGCTGAAGAAATTGATCAAACTTACTTAGAGGCGTTTGTTGCCTTATCGGGACCTTCTCATGCTGAAGAAGTGATTGAGCGTGCGCTGACAACCGTTACTTGTGCGGCAACAGTAGCAGATAAAGCAAATGAAATTCAAAAAATGTTTAATAATGAATATTTCCGCGTTTATCGTGTCGATGATTTAATCGGTGTTGAAATTGGTGGGTCAATTAAAAATGTGATTGCACTTGCTGCTGGAATCATTGCGGGACTTGGATATGGAGATAATCCGAAAGCCGCTTTAATCACACGTGGCTTAGTTGAGATTAAACGTCTTGGAGCAGCTGTTGGAGCAAAAGAAGAAACATTCAGTGGTTTAAGTGGTTTAGGCGACTTAATCGTAACATGTACGTCTGTTCATAGCCGAAACTGGCAGGCTGGATATAAAATCGGAAGTGGTTCAAATCTTCAAGAGGCGATCGATAGTATGACGATGGTCGTTGAAGGAGTACGAACTTGTCAAGCGACATATGAAATGGCACAAGCTTTACAGATTGAAATGCCAATTGTTGAAACGGTTTATGAGGTTATTTTCAATAAATTAGATCCACGTGTTGCAATTGCTCAATTAATGACTCGTGAGATGAAACCTGAGTTTTATTAA
- the addB gene encoding helicase-exonuclease AddAB subunit AddB, translating into MSIRFIVGRSGVGKTRVILDEIKQACDSVPQGDPIYVIVPDQMSFHMEYQLLKQSEHPSLMRVQGLSFSRFAYRILQETGGLSRYHLDQVGLAILLQKVMNEKKEDLTVFPFYANKPGFINKVSEMIAEFKNYCVSPSQLFQCVNQPHEDLNWSLQSTKKINDLAVLYETFQQVSFNKYLMSEDYYTLLSEQIANSQTVANSDFYVDGYHIFNKQEELILFQLMKYAKSVTVVLTHDLNSESQVFEMSGRTLTRLQNGAEERGLTYEICELTAHEQSRFFKASALNHLEKHFLQVPLVPSNEEGISFFTAANRRIEVEEVAKRIHHLVHDGGCTYSDIAIYTGDAAAYDELIAAIFTKFEIPMFLDYKESMLYHPLMTMIYHLFDVILNQWRHESLFTVIKTGLLMNVEGLKKGQSFYELYQAYQRQVDLLENYCLARNLKKSDWQTSEDWVYERYQGLGRGYVKTDADLELEQKVNRIRKEVSTLISSFESKLKKAKTYKDYAIATFSFLEECQVPQKLALFEESAQELQDLKLYKQHGQVWNQLLSLFEQLVEIGQEEAVSLEDFVNVFKSGIEEMAYATVPPRLDQVSIGELRRARYQLVSDLTTPGQYGIKHAFVLGVNEGQIPKSMTESSLLSETERESLKAFGIELAPSLVQTQIDEQFILYTVFTSPKESLTLSYASSNDEGKEFLPSYIYAHLRSLFPDAPEDHVGREWEEEVYEHLTTHSQTVAHLIATLKQYPNRRSYYEPLLDYYQETQPIVYQMIMQILNYQNEVTNLDAQITKQLYSDEIVASVSRLELFNQCEFAHYLRYGLKLKEREQYKLDLPHIGELYHEALKRIAELIKKENRTFADLTPDECLTLSKMVSDELSEQLLYKILRQSKRMMKLTERLTQVVYKTLLGLKYQGNHSAFKPLFFELPFDTQQTTGIHLKSRELPNGFKLSLKGIIDRVDVAKNEKGDHAYLRIIDYKSSEKDLELDKVYYGLSLQLLTYLDIVVSNALQLIDMPAEIGGLLYFHVHRPFISHDVDDLLRQEAYEQKVEQMQHEKYKMNGYLPEDYEVVHLSDQRLSEQSKSDIVPITLKKDGSFSARGNATLTGESLQMLRRYTNQMIEESATRITQGQLNINPMKYGKSTACDYCQYRGICQFDPDFLGNESRLLPKMKADLAMEAMKCKLEEGGDGDE; encoded by the coding sequence ATGAGTATTCGTTTCATTGTGGGACGATCTGGGGTAGGAAAAACTCGTGTTATTTTAGATGAAATTAAACAGGCTTGTGACAGTGTACCACAAGGGGATCCTATCTATGTCATCGTTCCCGATCAGATGTCATTTCATATGGAGTATCAGTTACTGAAGCAAAGTGAGCATCCGAGTTTAATGCGTGTTCAAGGATTAAGTTTTAGCCGCTTTGCTTATCGTATTTTACAAGAAACTGGGGGATTAAGTCGTTATCATTTGGATCAAGTGGGACTGGCTATTTTACTTCAAAAAGTAATGAACGAAAAAAAGGAAGACTTAACAGTATTCCCGTTTTATGCAAACAAGCCCGGTTTTATCAATAAAGTCAGTGAAATGATTGCGGAGTTTAAAAACTATTGTGTTAGTCCATCGCAGTTATTTCAATGTGTGAATCAACCACATGAAGATCTAAATTGGTCATTACAATCAACGAAAAAAATTAATGACTTGGCGGTTTTATACGAAACATTTCAACAAGTCTCTTTTAATAAATATTTAATGAGTGAAGATTATTATACGCTTTTAAGTGAGCAAATTGCCAACAGCCAAACGGTGGCAAATAGTGATTTTTACGTCGATGGTTATCATATTTTTAATAAGCAAGAGGAATTAATTTTATTCCAACTCATGAAATATGCTAAATCAGTGACCGTTGTTTTAACACACGATTTAAACTCAGAAAGTCAAGTGTTTGAAATGTCAGGGCGTACACTCACTCGTTTACAAAATGGGGCAGAAGAACGAGGATTAACTTATGAAATATGTGAGTTAACCGCACATGAACAGTCTCGATTCTTTAAGGCAAGTGCACTAAATCACTTAGAGAAACATTTTTTACAAGTTCCACTTGTTCCCTCAAATGAAGAGGGGATTTCTTTCTTTACAGCCGCCAATCGTCGAATCGAAGTTGAGGAAGTCGCGAAACGAATTCATCACTTAGTTCATGATGGTGGGTGTACTTATAGTGATATCGCCATTTATACAGGAGACGCGGCTGCTTATGATGAATTAATTGCGGCCATCTTTACGAAATTTGAAATTCCAATGTTCTTAGACTATAAAGAGTCCATGTTATACCATCCGTTAATGACGATGATTTATCATTTATTTGATGTTATCCTAAATCAATGGCGTCACGAATCGTTGTTTACGGTGATCAAGACCGGTTTGCTAATGAATGTCGAAGGATTAAAAAAAGGACAGTCTTTTTATGAGTTGTATCAAGCTTATCAACGACAAGTTGATTTATTAGAAAACTACTGCTTAGCTCGAAACTTAAAAAAATCAGATTGGCAAACATCAGAAGATTGGGTCTATGAACGTTATCAAGGTCTTGGACGTGGGTATGTTAAAACGGATGCCGACCTTGAATTAGAACAAAAAGTGAATCGAATTCGTAAAGAAGTCAGTACACTGATTTCTTCCTTTGAATCGAAGTTAAAGAAAGCTAAAACGTACAAGGATTATGCGATCGCTACGTTTAGTTTCCTAGAAGAGTGTCAAGTTCCACAAAAACTGGCATTATTCGAGGAAAGTGCTCAAGAGTTACAAGACTTGAAGCTATATAAACAGCACGGTCAGGTTTGGAATCAATTGCTTTCTCTTTTTGAACAACTGGTTGAAATTGGTCAAGAAGAAGCCGTTAGCTTAGAAGACTTCGTGAATGTCTTTAAGTCTGGGATTGAAGAGATGGCGTATGCAACTGTTCCACCACGTCTGGATCAAGTGTCGATTGGGGAGCTTCGTCGTGCCCGTTATCAGCTCGTGAGTGATTTAACGACACCTGGACAATATGGCATTAAGCATGCCTTTGTCTTAGGAGTTAACGAAGGACAAATTCCAAAATCGATGACGGAAAGTAGTTTATTAAGTGAAACAGAACGTGAATCATTGAAAGCATTTGGAATTGAACTAGCGCCAAGCCTTGTTCAAACGCAAATCGATGAGCAATTTATTTTATATACCGTGTTTACGTCGCCCAAAGAATCATTAACGTTATCGTATGCAAGTAGTAACGATGAGGGAAAAGAATTTTTACCATCGTATATTTATGCGCATTTAAGAAGTTTATTCCCAGATGCTCCTGAAGATCATGTTGGACGTGAATGGGAAGAGGAAGTGTATGAGCATTTAACAACCCATTCACAAACGGTGGCTCATTTAATTGCGACGTTAAAGCAATATCCGAATCGTCGTTCTTACTATGAACCGTTATTAGATTATTATCAAGAAACGCAGCCTATTGTCTACCAAATGATCATGCAAATTTTAAATTATCAAAATGAAGTGACAAATTTAGATGCACAGATTACGAAGCAATTATACAGTGATGAAATTGTTGCTAGTGTTTCACGCTTAGAGCTATTTAACCAATGTGAGTTCGCTCATTATCTCCGTTATGGGTTAAAATTAAAAGAACGTGAACAATATAAGCTTGATTTACCGCATATTGGAGAGCTTTATCATGAGGCCTTAAAACGGATTGCGGAGTTGATTAAGAAAGAGAATCGTACCTTTGCGGATTTAACACCTGATGAATGTTTGACGTTATCAAAAATGGTATCCGATGAATTAAGTGAGCAATTATTATATAAAATTTTACGTCAAAGTAAACGAATGATGAAACTAACGGAACGTTTAACCCAAGTCGTCTATAAGACGTTACTTGGACTAAAATATCAAGGGAATCATAGTGCATTTAAGCCACTATTCTTTGAATTACCCTTTGATACGCAACAAACAACGGGAATTCACTTAAAATCACGCGAGTTACCTAATGGTTTTAAGTTATCGTTAAAGGGAATTATTGACCGTGTCGATGTGGCGAAAAATGAAAAAGGTGATCACGCGTATTTACGAATCATTGATTATAAATCGAGTGAAAAGGATTTAGAGCTTGATAAAGTGTATTATGGACTCAGTTTACAGTTACTGACGTATTTAGATATCGTTGTTTCAAATGCTCTACAGTTAATCGACATGCCAGCTGAGATTGGAGGATTATTATACTTCCATGTGCATCGCCCATTTATTAGTCATGATGTTGATGATTTATTACGGCAAGAAGCGTATGAACAAAAAGTTGAGCAAATGCAGCATGAAAAATATAAGATGAATGGTTATTTACCAGAAGATTATGAAGTCGTTCATTTAAGTGACCAGCGTTTAAGTGAGCAGTCAAAAAGTGATATTGTGCCGATTACACTCAAGAAAGATGGAAGCTTCTCAGCAAGAGGAAATGCAACGTTAACGGGGGAGTCATTACAGATGCTTCGTAGATACACAAATCAAATGATTGAGGAGTCAGCCACAAGAATTACGCAAGGCCAATTAAATATTAATCCAATGAAGTACGGAAAAAGTACAGCCTGTGATTATTGTCAGTATCGAGGAATCTGTCAATTTGATCCCGATTTCTTAGGAAACGAATCCCGACTGTTACCTAAAATGAAAGCTGATCTTGCGATGGAAGCGATGAAATGTAAATTAGAGGAAGGAGGAGACGGAGATGAGTAA
- a CDS encoding HU family DNA-binding protein, producing MNRSQLVDKIAEKAELTKKDADKFLSAYIETVTEALQQDDKVALVGFGTFEVRERAARQGRNLHTGETIEIEASKYPAFKPGKALKDALK from the coding sequence ATGAACCGTTCTCAATTAGTAGATAAAATCGCTGAAAAAGCTGAGTTAACAAAAAAAGATGCAGATAAATTTTTAAGTGCTTATATCGAAACAGTAACTGAAGCGTTACAACAAGATGACAAAGTAGCTTTAGTAGGATTCGGTACATTCGAAGTTCGCGAACGTGCTGCACGTCAAGGACGTAACTTACATACTGGAGAAACTATTGAAATCGAAGCTAGCAAATACCCAGCTTTCAAACCTGGAAAAGCTTTAAAAGACGCTTTAAAATAA
- the spoIVA gene encoding stage IV sporulation protein A has product METNELMRDVFARTNGEFYLGVVGAVRTGKSTFIKKFMETLVIPLVEDENVKKRMIDELPQSANGKTIMTTEPKFVPAQAVNVTVEGEVSANIRLIDCVGYVIPSAVGYETEEGPRMVNTPWYEEPIPFVEAAAIGTQKVIEDHSHIGIVMTTDGSIGNFDREDYLEAEQLVIEQLKAINKPFIVILNTTHPKTEDVAELRGQLQDEYGVPVIPLSVENMTKKDIYSVLTEALYEFPVSELDIKLPSWVDALSDDNWLKARFLKLINQSTNEFYKLRDINYLAEELKAEDIVEDCYISALDAGVGLAELEIKVPNQLYDQILTELVGPIKDKADLMYLLQDYANIKKEYEPIAGALQMVKQLGYGIATPAIEDMTLSEPTVVKQGARYGVRLKAIAPSIHMIRVDVESVFEPIIGTEQQSKDLIDYILKDADENPLSIWSTEVFGRCLSDIVRDGISAKLYAMPENARMKLQETLIKIVNQGNGGLIAIML; this is encoded by the coding sequence ATGGAAACTAATGAACTGATGAGAGACGTCTTTGCCCGCACTAATGGAGAATTCTATTTAGGTGTAGTAGGAGCAGTTCGTACGGGAAAATCTACGTTCATCAAAAAATTCATGGAAACACTTGTTATTCCATTAGTTGAAGATGAAAACGTAAAAAAACGTATGATTGATGAATTACCTCAAAGTGCGAATGGAAAAACAATTATGACAACGGAACCAAAATTCGTTCCAGCACAAGCCGTAAATGTAACGGTTGAAGGAGAAGTATCAGCAAATATTCGCTTAATTGACTGTGTGGGATACGTGATTCCGAGTGCGGTTGGTTATGAAACAGAAGAAGGACCACGCATGGTTAATACACCATGGTATGAAGAACCAATTCCATTTGTTGAAGCCGCAGCAATTGGAACACAAAAAGTGATTGAAGATCACTCACATATTGGAATTGTAATGACAACTGATGGATCGATTGGAAACTTTGATCGTGAGGATTACTTAGAAGCTGAGCAATTAGTTATCGAGCAATTAAAAGCGATTAATAAACCATTTATCGTCATCTTGAATACGACGCATCCAAAAACAGAAGATGTGGCGGAGTTACGTGGACAATTACAAGATGAATATGGGGTTCCAGTTATTCCATTAAGTGTTGAAAATATGACGAAAAAAGATATCTATAGTGTGTTAACTGAAGCATTATATGAATTCCCAGTTTCAGAATTAGATATCAAATTGCCAAGTTGGGTGGATGCTTTAAGTGATGACAACTGGTTAAAAGCTCGTTTCTTAAAATTAATTAATCAAAGTACAAATGAGTTTTATAAGCTTCGTGATATCAACTACTTAGCTGAAGAGTTAAAAGCAGAAGATATCGTTGAAGATTGCTATATTAGTGCCCTTGATGCTGGGGTGGGGTTAGCTGAATTAGAAATTAAAGTTCCTAATCAGTTATACGATCAAATCTTAACTGAATTAGTTGGACCAATTAAAGATAAAGCAGATTTAATGTATTTATTACAAGATTATGCAAATATTAAAAAAGAATACGAACCAATCGCGGGTGCTTTACAAATGGTAAAACAACTTGGATATGGGATTGCCACACCAGCTATTGAAGATATGACTTTAAGTGAGCCAACAGTCGTTAAACAAGGGGCTCGCTATGGCGTACGCTTAAAAGCGATTGCACCATCTATTCATATGATTCGTGTTGATGTTGAATCTGTTTTTGAACCAATTATTGGAACTGAACAACAAAGTAAAGATTTAATCGACTACATCTTAAAAGATGCGGATGAAAATCCATTATCAATTTGGTCAACTGAAGTCTTTGGACGTTGCTTAAGTGACATCGTTCGTGATGGAATTTCTGCTAAACTATATGCAATGCCAGAAAATGCTCGCATGAAACTTCAAGAAACATTAATTAAAATTGTCAACCAAGGTAATGGCGGATTAATTGCGATCATGCTATAA
- a CDS encoding ferredoxin gives MAKFTIVSKDECIACGACGAVAPDVFGYDDEGYAENVFSGDNNTGTVAIEASLEADVIDAAEGCPTEAIKVQDSPFN, from the coding sequence ATGGCTAAATTCACAATTGTTTCAAAAGATGAGTGCATCGCTTGTGGTGCATGTGGTGCTGTAGCTCCAGACGTATTCGGATACGATGATGAAGGATACGCAGAAAACGTATTTTCAGGAGATAACAACACTGGTACTGTTGCAATCGAAGCTAGCTTAGAAGCTGATGTTATTGATGCTGCAGAAGGATGCCCAACTGAAGCAATCAAAGTTCAAGACTCACCTTTTAACTAA